From Micromonospora echinospora:
CAGCCTGTACGCCTACGACCTGGCGTTCATGCCGCACGGCGAGAACGTCATCCTGGTGCTGCGCGGCGGCGTGGTCGAACGGGTCGTCTTCAAGGACATCGCCGAGGAGATCGTGGTGATGGACCCGGACGCGGACCTGCCGGAGCGGGTACGGCGGATCCGGGCCGCGATCCCGGAGGACGAGAAGATCCTGTCCATCTTCACCGACGTGTTCGACTGCTTCCTGCGGCACCTCAGCGCCGCCCTGCACACCCAGGGCGTGCTCGACCAGGACGAGTTCTGGCGTACGGTCGCCGCGTGCGCCACCGGCTACGCCGAGACCGTGCCGCACCTGGCCGACCGGATGCGCCGGCACGACCTGTTCGCGCCGGAGTTCACGCTGTCCTGCCTCAACCGGCTCCAGTTGCGCAACAACCAGCAGATGGTGGACCTGTCCGACCCGTCGGCCGCGTTGCAGTTCGCCGGCACCCTGGTCAACCCGCTCGCCTCGCACGCGCGGCGCGGATGACGAAGCGGGCCGGCGCGCCGTGCGCCGGCCCGCTTCAACGGCGGTGGGGACGATCAGTTCTCCGCGCGACCGGCCCGCCAGTAGCCCATGAACGCCACCGCGCGCCGGTCCATGCCCCGCTCGGTGACCAGGTGCCGGCGCAGCCCGCGGATCACCGCCGCCTCCCCGGCGAGCCAGGCGTAGACCGCCGCGCCGTCGGGCCGCTCCGGCACCTCCCAGAGGATGTCCCGGTCCACGTCCACCTCGGCCAGCGGCGCCGCGGCCGGCCCGGCCGGTACGGGCACCAGCCGGTCGGCGAGGCTCGTCACGGCCTGGGTGAGCCGGCTGCCGTGCGGGGCGCCGGCTCGGGCCAGCCAGGTCACAGTGACGCCGGCCGGGGCCCGGCAGGGCAGTTCGTCGCCGGCCTCCGGCACCTCCACGAGCGCGTGCCCGCGCGTGCCGGCGGGCAGCCGCTCCAGGATCGCGCAGATCGCCGGCGCGGCGGTCTCGTCGCCGGCGAGCAGCAGCGTCGCACCGGCCGGCGGTTGGAACTCGACCCCGCCGTGCGGGCCGTCCCACCCGGCATCGGGGCCGACCACAGCGATCCGGTCGCCGAGGCGTGCCCGCCGCGCCCACCGGGTGGCCGGGCCGCCGTCGCCGTGCAGCGCCATGTCCACGTCCACCTCGTACGCCTCCGGGCGGACCGCGCGGACCGTGTAGGTGCGGATCGGGCTGCGCAGCCCGTCCGGCAGCTCACGCCACCGCGGGAACCAGTCCGGCCCGTCGGGCAGCTCCCCGGACGCGCCGTCGACCGGCGGCAGGGCCAGCTTGATCCGCTGGTCGTACCCGTTGTCGGCGAACCGGTCCAGGTCCGGGCCGGTGAGCGTCACGCGCAGGAACGACGGGCCGAGGCGGCGCAGCGCGCGGACCTCGACGGCGAAGACGCGCCAGGGCGCGACGGCCAGGGTGCTGGTCATGCGTTATTCCTCTCACGGCCGGCGGGCGGCGCGTCGGTGAACGGGCTAACGGGCGGCTGCGGCGGCGCGCGAACGCCACAGCAGCCAGACGAAGTACGGGGTGCCGATCAGCGCGGTGACCAGACCTGCGGGGACCTGGGCGGGCGCGATCACGGTGCGGCCGAGCGTGTCGGCGAGGCTGACCAGGGTGGCGCCGAGCAGCACCGCGACCGGCAGGACGCGGGTGTGCCGCCCGCCGACGAGCGCGCGGGCCGCGTGCGGCGCGACCAGGCCGACGAAGCCGATCACGCCGACCGCCGACACGGCGGTGGCGGTGAGCAGCGCCGCCAGGCCGAGCGCGACCAGCCGGGCCGGTTCCAGGCGCACGCCGAGCACCCGGGGGGTGTCGTCGTCAAGCGCCAGCAGGTCCAGCTCACGGCGCACGGCGGCCACCAGCGGCAGCGCCAGCAGCAGCGCGATTGCCACCGGCAGCACCTGCGGGGCGGTACGCCCGTAGGTGGAGCCGGACAGCCAGGTCAGCGCCTTGCCGGTGTTCCACGGGTCGGAGGACACCACGATGAACGTGATGATCGCCGCACCGCCCTGCCAGACCGCGAACCCGATCAGCACGAGCCGGTCGGAGTTGAGTCCCCGCCGCCGGGCCAGGCCGTAGACCAGCGCGAACGCGGCGACCGCGCCGATGCCGGCAGCGCCGGACAGCGCGAGCACGCCGGCCATCGGCGCGAACGTCAGCAGCGAGACCGCGCCGATGCCGGCGCCGCCGGTGATGCCGAGGATGCCCGGCTCGGCGAGCGGGTTACGGCAGACCGCCTGCACCGTGGTGCCGGCCAGGGCCAGCGCGGCGCCGGCCAGCAGCGCCGCGGCGACCCGCGGCCAGCGGGCGTCCAGCACGAAGGTGTACGCCGGGCCGGTGCGGCCCTGCAGCCAGTTGACGACGTCGCCCAGCAGCACCCAGGTGTCACCGAAGAGCATGCCGAGCACCAGCGCGGCGGTGACGACGACCGCGCAGACCGCGATGACTGTGGCGACGAAGCCGCGGGAGCGGACGGCGGCGTGACCGCCCGGCGCCTGCCGGGTCGGTCCGGCGTCGCGGTGGCGGCGGGCCAGCCAGATCAGCAGCACCGCGCCGAAGAGCGTGGTCACCACGCCGGTCGGCACGTCGACGCCGGCCTGCCCGCCGAGCACGGCCCGCAGCAGCACGTCGGAGCCGAGCACGATGACCACGCCGACGATGCCGGCCAGCGGCATCAGGACCCGGTGCCGGTGCACCTCGGGCACCCACTTGCCGAGCAGCCGGACGATCACCGGCGCGCCGAGGCCGACGAAGCCGATCGGCCCGGCCATGGTGACCGCCGCGGCGGAGAGCAGCACCGCCAGCAGCACCACTGTGAGCCGGGTGCGGCGCACGTTGAGCCCGAGCACGGTGGCGGTGTCGTCGCCGAGGGCGAGCAGGTCCAGCCGGTGCCCGAGCGCCACGAGCAGCAGCGCGGCGACCCCGATCACGGGGGCGAGCTGGGTGAACGCGACCAGGTCGCCCTGCACGAGCGAGCCGTTGCCCCAGGCGAACAGGCCGATGGTGGACTGCTCGAACAGCAGCAGGAGCAGCATGGTCACCGAGGCCAGCGCCATCGCGGTGGCCGAGCCGGCGAGGATGAGCCGGGTGGTGGCGGCCTGGCCGCCGGCCGAGAGCAGCATGACCAGCGAGGCGGCGGCGAGGCCGCCGCAGAACGCCAGGCCGCCCGAGGGCAGCGCCGGCAGCGCGATCCCGAACGCGGCGGTGGAGACGATCGCCAGGTGCGCGCCCGCGTTCACCGCGAGCGTGTCCGGCGAGGCGAGCGGGTTGCGGGTGGTCGACTGCAGCGCGGCGCCGGCGAAACCGAGCGCGACGCCGACGGCGAGGCCGGTGAGCAGCCGGGGCAGGCGGGAGGCGACAAGGATCCGGGCGGCCTCGTCGTCACCACCGGTGAGCAGCCGGAGCAGGTCCAGCGCCCCCACCGACGACGTGCCCTGGGTGACGTGCATCGCGGTGATCGCGACGAGCAGCGCCGCGGCGAGGGCGAACGCGCCGGCGACCCGGCGGCACCGGGCGGGCGGCGGCCCGACCGGGGCCGGCCGGGTGGCCGGCCCCGGCGGGGCGGGGGCGGTCATCGCGCTCAAGCCGTGTAGACCGCGACGAGCTGGTCGATGTACTGCTTCGCGGAGAGCGTGCCGCCGAAGGTCCAGATGCCGTTGGGCATCTTGTGCAGCTTGTTCTGCTGGACGAACGGCAGGGAACGCCAGATCGCGTTGCCGGAGAGGCCGTCGGCGAACACGTCGGTGCCGTCCGAGGCGTTGTAGAAGAAGTGCAGGTCCTGGCTCTTCAGGACGTTCAGGCCCTCGACGTCGGTCTGGCCCAGGCCCCACATCTCGTCGGTCTTGCCGGTCCAGGCGTTCTTGAGGCCGAGCTGGATGCCGAGCTGGGAGACGAGCGCGCCCTGGCCGAACATCCGGATCGAGACGGTGCTGCCCTCCTTCCAGCCGTCGGCGATGGCGAACTGCTTACCGGCCGCCCCGGCGTCGGCGATCTTCTTCTTGCCGTCGGCGAGCGCGGCGTCGAAGTCGGCGAGCAGCTTGTCAGCCTGCGCGGTGCGCCCGGTGGCGGTGGCGATCATCTTCAGGTCCGAGCGCATCCGGCCGATGTTGTCGGAGGCGTCGCTGCCCTTGGTGACCAGCACCGGGACGTACTTCTCCAGCTGAGTGACGACGGCGGAGCCGCGCTCGGCCTCCATCACCACGAGGTCCGGCTGGAGGGCGACGATGGAGTCGACGCTCGGCTCACCCCGGGTGCCGACGTCCTTGACGCCCGGGTCGAGCGGGGCGGCGGTCACCCAGGTGGCGTACCCCTTGGGGTCGGCCACGCCGACCGGCATGACGCCGAGGCCGACGAGCATCTCGACCTCGCCCCACTCCAGGCCGACGACCTTTGTGGCGGGGCTCTTGAGGGTGATGGTCTTGCCCCGGCTGTCGGTGACGGTGACCGGGCCGGTGGGCGCGGCGTCGGAGGGGGACGGTGCGGCGGCGGGCTCCTCGGTGGTGCCGCAGCCGGCGATCAGCAGCGCGCTCGCCGCAGCGGCGGCGAGCAGGGTCAGGCGGGTACGCAACATCGGTTTCTCTTCTGTGTGCAGGGATCGGTCAGGCGGGGATGCGGGTCGTGTGCCGGCCGACGGGACGTGTGGAGAGCAGGTTGGTGACCGGGTCGACGATCACCTCGACGCGGATGCCGTACGCCTCGGTGAGCGCCGCCTCGGTGAACACCTCGTGCGGCGTGCCGGTGCCGCGGACCCGGCCTTCGTGCAGGAGCACGACCTGGTCGGCGACGGCGGCGGCCTGGTTGAGGTCGTGCAGCACCACACCGACGGCGACGCCGGCGGTGTCCGCGAGTTCGCGCATCAGGTCGAGGATCTCCACCTGGTAGCGCAGGTCCAGGAACGTGGTGGGCTCGTCGAGCAGCAGGATCGCGGTGTCCTGGGCCAGGCAGGTGGCCAGCCAGACACGTTGCAGCTCGCCGCCGGACAGCTCGTCGACCGGACGGCCGGCCATGCCGTCGACACCTGTCACGCTCATGGCCCGGTCGATCGCCGCGGGCCCGTCGGGGTCGTTGGCCCGCCACCGCTGCCGGTACGGGTGCCGGCCGTAGCCGACCACGTCGCGCACCGTGACCCCGCTCGGGGTGGGGCGGCTCTGCGCCAGCAGCGTGATCCGGCGGGCGAAGTCCCGGGCGGACAGCGCCCGGGCCGGGGTGCCGTCGGCGAGCACGACCTCGCCGTGTTCCAGCGGGTGCAGGCGGGCCAGCCCGCGCAGCAGCGTCGACTTGCCGCTGCCGTTCGGGCCGACCAGCGCGGTCACCGCCGCGGGCCGCAGCGTGATGGCGGCGTCGTGCACCACCGTCTTGCCGTGGTAGCCCAGCCGCAGCTCACTGCCCGTCAGGCCGTCGGCCCGCACCGCTCCGCTCGTCACGCAGGTTAGGCTAACCTAAGACTCGATCATCCTGTCAAGCCGGTCCTTCGGTCGGATCTCCCCTCCCCCGCGCTCCCCCTCCCACCCCGCCCCACCCGGTCGATCATGAGGTTGACGGCGTTGTCGATCTCCGATCCGGCCGCCAACCTCATGATCAAAGCAGTGGGGGCGCGGGCTGTCAGAGGGAGACGGCGCGGCCGCCGAGGGTCACCGTGAGGCGGCCGTCGGCGGCGAAGGACCAGGCCAGAGCCCCGGAGTACGTGGCGCACCGGGAGCCGTTGGAGCCGGACCAGAACTGGTTCGAGCTGTCCACGTTGCCGACCGTCTTGTCGTTCGATCCACTGCCGGCGAAGCGGCAGGAGGTGTTGTTCCGGAACACCGAGGTGCCGGCGTCGAACGAGAAGTTCCGTTCGGTGCTGTCGATGCTCAGGTTGTTCGAGATCGTCATGGCGCCCGGGTTCCGGTTGTACGTGAAGCCGTGCTTGCCGTTGCGGTACGCGATGGTGCGCCGCACGGTGTGGTTGACAGCGATGTCCTCGCCGCCGAGCTTGAAGCCGTTGCGGTCGCCGTTGCCGTTCTGGGCGCCGTTGCTGAGCGTGCCGTTGCTGTACGCGAGGGAGTCCTCGATGGTCACCGGTCCGATCGCCCCGGTGTCGGACTTGGTGTAGAGGTCCCACCCGTCGTCGATGTTGTGGTGCGACACCGCGTACCGGAAGACGTTGCCACTGCCCACTGTGAGCTTGGCGGCGAAGCCGTCGGCGTCCTCGCCGTCGGAGTCGGCGTTGTCGTGCGACTCGACGCTGACCATCAGGTTGTTGGCGGGCCACTGGTCGCGGGGCGTGCTGGAGGCGATCCGGGACAGTTGCAGCCCGGTGTCACGGTTGAAGCGGGTCACCGTCCGTTCGATGACGTTGTTGCTGCCGCCGACGAAGATGCCGTTGTCACCCGCGCGCTCGACCACGAGCCCCCGCACGTGCCAGTACGAGGCGTTGAGCGCCAGTCCCCGGTTGGCCGGGTCCTCGCTCATCGCCGAGAAGTTCAGGATCGGCGTCTCGCCCGGGTAGGCGTACAGGTTCTTGCGGGCGCTCGACGTGCCGTCGTTGCCGGCGGCGACGGTGACCGTCTGGGACAGGTTGTAGGTGCCGCCGCGCAGGTAGATCGTGCCGCCCGCGCCGACGCGGGTGATCGCCGCGGCGATCGTGGTGGGGCTGGCCTGGGTGCCGGCCGCCCCGGCGGTTCCGTTCGGCGCGGCGTAGATCGCCCCGCCCGCCGGCGGCGGCGTGCTGGGCGGCGGGGTGCTCGGGGGCGGGGTGCTGGGCGGGGGCGTGCTCGGGGGTGGGCTGCTCGGCGGCGGCGCGCTGGTCGGCGGCGTGCCGGTGGTGGGGGTGACGCCGCCGGTGCAGGTGACGCCGTTGACCGCGAACGCGGACGGGACCGGGTTACTGCTGTTGTTCCAGGTGCCGTTGAAGCCGAACGACGTGGTCGCGTTGGTGCCGAGGCTGCCGTTGTAGCTGACGTTGGCGGCCCGCACGGACGCGCCGCTGGCGGTGATCTCGGCGCCCCAGGCCTGACTGACGGTCTGCCCGGCGGCGAAGGTCCAGGTGACGGCCCAGCCGTTGAGCGGGTCGCCGAGGTTGGTCAGGTTGACGTTGGCGGTGAAGCCGCCGCCCCACTGCGCCGTGACGGCGTAGTCGACGCGGCAGCCGGCGGCGGCCTGGGCGGCGGTCGCGCCGACGGCCAGGCCGGACGCGGCGAGCGCCGCCGTCGCCGCGGCCGAGGTCCACAACACCGTACGGCGGTGTCGGTTGATCATGCTGCTCTCCTCCGGGTGATGGTGCGGTGCCCGCGCCGCAACCGGCACCGATGCCCGGTCGGTGTCAGGGGCGGGCCTTGTCGCCCGGACGTCCGCGTCATCACGGACGAACGCTCACGTCTCCCGCACAGTAAGCGCTTTCAGCGCAGCCTAACGACGGACGTCGATGCGGTCAAACATCCGGCGCACTGAACGATCTCGCGCCTCGGTCCGTATCCACCGCCGACGGGAACATCGGCCGGAACCGCGATGCCGGAGCGGACACGAGCACGATTCCTCCAGTCGTCACTTCGCACCGCGGAGGCGGCGCGGCAGCGGCCGCACCCCTCCCGGTCAACCAGAGGAGAGGTGCATGGCCAGGGGTACGCGCAAGACCGCGGTCCTGAAGCTTGGCGGGGTGGGCGCCCTCGCGGCGCTGTTGTTCGCCGGTGGGCTGCAACTGGCGTCGGCGGGCGAGAACAACCGCCCGGCCACCACTGCCGCCGCGCAGACCGTGAACTGCCCGACGGTGCGCGACAAGCTGCCCGCCGTACCGGCGGCGGCATCGGCCCAGGTGGAGCGGGAACTGGCCAACCTGGACCAGGAGATCGCCCGGCAGAACGAGCGGCTGGCCCGGCAGGCGGTACGCCCCGAAGGCGGACCGAACTTCATCGACAACGCGATTCTCAGCCCGCTGCGCAGCAAGCGCGTCGCCGTGCTCGACCGCATCGAGATCGCGTTCAACCGGATCGGCGCGCAGCGCCCGGACCTGGACTCCCTTGCTACCTGCTCGCTCAACGCCCCGGGCGTGCCGAGCGCCGTCAACGGCGGCGCCGGCCAGAACGCCGGCGGACAGAACGGCAACGCGGGCGGCCAGAACGGGAACGCCGGGGGTCAGAACGGGAACAACGGCGGACAGAACGGCAACGCGGGCGGACAGGCCCGGACGGTCAACTGCCCGCGCGTCGCGCTGCCCGCCGTCCCGGCGGCGGCCGTCGGCCAGGTGCAGGCCGAACTGGCCACGCTGGACAAGCAGATCGCCGACGCCAACGCCCGCCTCGCCCAGCTCGCGGTACGCCCCGAAGGCGGACCGGCCTTCATCGACAACGCGATCCTCGGGCCGCTGCGCAGCAAGCGCGTCGCGGCGCTCGACCGCATCGAGATCGCGTTCAACCGGGTCGGCGCGCAGCGCCCGAACCTGGACGCGCTGGCCACCTGCGGCCTGAACTGAGCGCCCGGTAGCGGCCCGGCGGTGCGCATCCCGCCGGGCCGCGACCCGGGGTCACAGCGGTCCGAAGACGTCGGCCGGGTCGGCGTCCAGCGCCAGCGTCTCCAGCACTGTCAGAAGCTGCCGCTCCTCGTACCGGAAGTGCGACTCCATGATCGCCGCCACGCCCTCCAGGTGCCGGGCCAACTCCCCCGGCGGGGCGTCGCGGGCCACCGCCGCGCTCAGCCCGGCCAGCAGGTACCCGATCATCGAGTGGTCCTGCCGCAGCCGGTCCAGCGTCTCGCGCAGCCCGGGATGCCACGCCGCGATCGCCGGGAAGAGGCTGTGGTCCTCGCCCGCGTGATGCGCGGTGAGCGCCGCGCAGAACCCGTGGCAGAACAGCAGCAGGTCCCGCGTAGCGGGCCGCGCCGGCTCACCGGCGGCGAGCGCCTGCCGGGTCACCTCCAACGCCTCGCGCAGCCGCTCGTGGACGGCGCGCATCTCTCGGCTCCAGGCCACCAGCCTGGTCTGTTCGCCCTCAGCCATGGGAAGAGGGCGAAGGGACGACGAGTGTCATCGTCGTGCTCCCTTCGGTCCGGCGCCTCCATGCCTGACACGGTCTGCCACCGGCACGCGACGCTGCGCGGAGCCTAACCGGCGGCACCGGCCCCATCAAGTAGTGCCAGCGCTACCCCGGTTCGGGCAGCAGGCGGTATGGAACGTGGAGCCCGATTCTCCGAGGCTTGAGGCCGTACCCGTTCACCTCCGTCGAGGAGTTCCCATGACCCGCCGTACCTTCCCGGTCGCAGTCGGCGCCACGGCCCTGCTGACCGTCACCGCGCTCGGTGTGCCGGCCGCGTCCGCCACGACCACCGACACCCGGCGTCCCGCCGCCGACGCCGTCCAGAAGCAACTGGACGGCCTGGTCGCCGAGCACGGCTTCCCGGGGGCGCTGGCCTCCGTCCGCCGCGACGGCCGGGTGCGCGACTACACCGCCGGGGTCGGCGACCTGCGCACCGGCGCCGGGATTCCCCGCGACGCCCGGGTGCGCGTCGGCAGCAACACCAAGACGTTCACCGCCGTGGTCGTCCTCCAGCTCGTCGGCGAGGGGCGGGTCGATCTGGACGCGCCCGTCGAGCGCTACCTGCCGGGAATGGTGCGCGCCAACGGCAACGACGGGCGGCGGATCACCGTACGCCAGCTGTTGCAGCAGACCAGCGGCCTGCCCGACTACGACGAGGTCGTGTTCAGCAAGGCGCAGGATCTGGTGGACCGCCGCAGCGACTACTTCGACCCGCGCCGGCTGGTGGACGAGGCGCTCACCCAGTCCCGGCGCTTCCCGCCGGGTGAGAAGTGGGAGTACAGCAACACCAACTTCGTGCTGGCCGGGCTGATCGTCGAGCGGGTCACCAAGCGCCCGGTCGGTGAGGAGATCACCCGGCGGATCATCGAGCCGTTGCGGCTGCGCGACACCTACTGGCCGCAGACCGGCGAGCAGGACCTGCCGGGCCGGCTGCCGCGCGGGTACGTGGCGGTGGAGCCGGGCGCGCCGTGGGTCGACGTGACCCGGATGGACCCGTCGCTGGGCTGGGCCGCCGGTCAGCTCGTCTCGACGCCGTCGGACCTGCGGACGTTCTTCGAGGCGCTGCTGGCGGGCAAGCTGCTCAAGCCCGCCCAGCAGGCGGCCCTGACGCGCACGGTGCCGGCGGCCGACTTCGAACCCACCGGGGTGTGGGAGTACGGCCTGGGCATCGCCCGGCACGAGCTGCCCTGCGGCGGCCACGCCTGGGGACACGGCGGCGACATCCAGGGCTTCCAGACCCGCAACCTGGCCACCACGGACGGGCGCAGCGCCGTGGTCGCGGTGACCGCGCTGCCGACCAGCCTGGAGATGCTGGAGGCGGTCACCAGCACCGTCGACGCGGCCCTGTGCGGCACCCACCGCTGATCCGGGTCACAGCCGCACAAGCGCCGCCTCCCCGGTGAGGCGGCGCGCCTGCGTGCGAGGTCTACCGTCGGCCGTCGAGGTAGCGCAGCACGGCGGTGACCCGGCGGTCGGCGCGGTCGTCCGGCGGCAGGCCGAGCTTCGCGAAAATGCTGCGGATGTGCTTGTGCACCGCGCCGTCGGTGACGAACAGCCGCTCGGCGATCGCGCCGTTGCCGAGCCCTTCCGCCATCAGCGCCAGCACCTCGTGCTCGCGCGGCGACAGCTCGGCCAGCGCGGTGTCCGGCCGCCGGTTGCGGGCCAGCAGCTGCCCGACCACCTCGGGGTCGATCACGCTGCCACCGCCCGCGACCCGGTGCAGCGCGGCGAGGAACTCCTCGACCCGCCCGACCCGCTCCTTGAGCAGATAGCCGAGCCCGGACGCGCCGACCGAGAACAGCTCGGTGGCGAACGCCTGCTCGACGTACGCCGACAGGACCAGCACCGCGAGGCCCGGCCGGCGGCGGCGGGCCTCGACCGCGGCGACGATGCCCTCGTCGGTGTGGGTGGGCGGCATCCGCACGTCGACGATCGCCACGTCCGGCCGGTGTTCGTCCACAGCGGCCAGGAACTCCCCCGGCGTGCCGGCGGTGGCTACCACGTCCAGGTCCTCGGCGCGCAGCAGCAGCGCCAGCCCTTCGCGCAGCAGCGCGTCGTCCTCGGCGATCACAATCCGCATGGCAGCTCCACGTGCATCCTCGTCGGTCCTCCCGGTGGACTGGTGAGCGTCATCCGCCCGTCGTAGGCCTCGACCCGGCGACGGATGCCGGTCAGCCCCGAGCCGCGCGTCTCGTCGGCGTCGCCGCGCCCGTCGTCGGTGACGGTCACCAGCAGCCGGTCCCGCTCACGCCGCACGTCGACCTCGACCGCGTCGGCGCCGCTGTGCCGGACCACGTTGGTCAGCGCCTCGGCCACCACGAAGTACGCGGTGGCCTCGACCGCCGCCGCGCAGCGGACGTCGACGTCGACCCGCAGGCGGCACGGCACCGCGCACTCCGCCGCCAGCCCGGTCAGCGCCCCGGCCAGCCCTCGGTCGCCGAGCACCGGCGGCAGGATGCCGCGCACCACCGTACGCAGCTCGCCGAGCGCCTGCTCCGCCGCGTTCTGCGCGCGTTCCAGGATCTCGTCGGCGCGGGCCGGATCGCGGCGCAGCGCCCGACGCGCGGCGCCCAGCAGCACGTTCACCGCGACCAGACGGTTCTGGGTGCCGTCGTGCAGCGAGCGCTCGATGCGGCGCAGTTCCACCGCGTGCGCGTCGAGCGCCGCGGCCCGGGTGGCGGTGAGTTCGGCGACCCGCAGCGACAGGTCGAACCCGGGTGGCGGGGGCAGCAGCCGGCGGCCCGGCCGGGCCTGGAGCCGCGCCAGCGCCGGGCCGCTCGCGACCGCGAGGACCAGCCATCCCACCCCGAGCAGGGCGACAGCGAGCGCGTCGCCGAGCCCGTCGATGTGCCACCACCAGATCCCGGGCGCGCCGGGCCCCGGCGTCACCAGCCGGTACCAGAGCGGGAACGTGATGTCCTGCACGGCGTAGATCGGCAGCGTGAGCGCGAGCAGCCCGGCGCCGAAGCCCAGGGTGCCGTGGGTGGCCACCCATCTCAGCTCCCGCCGCACGACCGGGTCACGCAGCGCCGTGCGCAGCCCGGCCGGCACCGGCCCGGGCTCCGGGATCGGCGGCCCCCACCGGGACAGCCGGGCGCGCTCGCGGTCGGCCGCCGACCGCACGGCCTGGAGCAGTCCGGGTACGAGCAGCAGTCCGACTCCGCCGACGCAGGCCGCCGCGACGACGACCGCCCCGAGCAGCGTGCCCAGGGCCAGCACCGCGGTGCCCAGCCCGCCGACGAGGTGCTCCAGCGCGTCCACCGAGGCACGGACCCGCCTACGCACGTGTTCCATCGCGGCCCCACCCCCGGGCGACACGATAGGTCACCGCGGTCACGGTCCGGCAGCCCAGGGCGCGGAAAGTACAGCCTGCTGTACCAGGACTGTCGTGCTGGCGGGATCGTTCCCGACCGGCCGGCTCCCTAGTGTCGGTCGTAGAAGAAATCACCGAGGAGGCAGCCGTGAACGACCTGGACCGTACCGCCGAGACCGCCGCCGCCCCGACGTCCGTCACCCGGATGCGCCCGCTGCTCTGGCTGGTGCTCATCGTGAG
This genomic window contains:
- a CDS encoding sensor histidine kinase, encoding MEHVRRRVRASVDALEHLVGGLGTAVLALGTLLGAVVVAAACVGGVGLLLVPGLLQAVRSAADRERARLSRWGPPIPEPGPVPAGLRTALRDPVVRRELRWVATHGTLGFGAGLLALTLPIYAVQDITFPLWYRLVTPGPGAPGIWWWHIDGLGDALAVALLGVGWLVLAVASGPALARLQARPGRRLLPPPPGFDLSLRVAELTATRAAALDAHAVELRRIERSLHDGTQNRLVAVNVLLGAARRALRRDPARADEILERAQNAAEQALGELRTVVRGILPPVLGDRGLAGALTGLAAECAVPCRLRVDVDVRCAAAVEATAYFVVAEALTNVVRHSGADAVEVDVRRERDRLLVTVTDDGRGDADETRGSGLTGIRRRVEAYDGRMTLTSPPGGPTRMHVELPCGL